One Patescibacteria group bacterium DNA segment encodes these proteins:
- a CDS encoding KH domain-containing protein, with product MADKTPDQEFVEYIVKNIVSHPDDVKTVRTVDEMGVLLTLKINPEDMGFVVGRQGQTARAIRTLLKIIGAKANARINLKIEEPEGGRRPAPRREEKPAENVDADMVDDLKI from the coding sequence ATGGCAGATAAAACACCAGACCAAGAATTCGTGGAATACATTGTAAAAAACATCGTATCACATCCCGATGATGTAAAAACTGTAAGAACAGTAGACGAAATGGGAGTTCTTTTAACTCTTAAAATCAATCCTGAAGATATGGGTTTTGTTGTTGGACGGCAAGGGCAAACTGCTCGCGCTATCCGAACATTACTTAAAATCATCGGAGCTAAAGCAAACGCAAGAATCAACCTAAAAATTGAAGAGCCAGAAGGCGGAAGACGCCCAGCCCCAAGAAGAGAAGAAAAACCAGCTGAAAATGTTGACGCGGATATGGTTGATGACTTAAAAATCTAA